One stretch of Gemmatimonadota bacterium DNA includes these proteins:
- a CDS encoding glutaminyl-peptide cyclotransferase, which translates to MCNQTPPLPGADSEVEESALPSVYTYTIVNTYLHDPNAFTQGLVFEDGFFYEGTGNYGASTIRKIMPATGAVLAQKSIASNFFGEGVAIFGDRLYQLTWKSGICFVYDKNTFELQVKFTYSTEGWGLTHDGEKLIMSDGTNIIYFRDPNTFREIGRIEVTDSTGPVHYLNELEYIKGQIFANVWQTDRIARIDPQSGRITGWINLTGILSQTDRLHHRVGVLNGIAYDAATDRIFVTGKWWPKLFEIKLVQ; encoded by the coding sequence ATGTGCAACCAGACGCCGCCTCTTCCAGGTGCAGATTCAGAAGTAGAGGAATCTGCACTTCCGTCTGTCTATACCTACACTATTGTCAATACCTATTTACACGATCCCAATGCTTTTACCCAGGGTTTGGTTTTTGAAGATGGTTTTTTTTATGAAGGTACCGGAAACTACGGTGCTTCAACCATTCGCAAGATTATGCCTGCCACAGGCGCGGTTTTGGCGCAGAAAAGCATTGCGTCCAATTTTTTTGGCGAGGGTGTCGCGATTTTTGGCGACCGCCTGTATCAACTTACGTGGAAATCGGGTATATGCTTTGTGTACGACAAGAACACATTTGAGTTACAGGTCAAATTTACATATTCTACGGAGGGCTGGGGGCTTACTCACGATGGCGAAAAGCTGATTATGAGCGATGGTACGAATATTATTTATTTTCGGGATCCCAATACATTTAGGGAAATTGGGCGTATCGAAGTGACCGATAGCACGGGTCCTGTTCATTATCTCAACGAGCTTGAATATATCAAGGGACAGATTTTTGCCAATGTCTGGCAAACCGATCGCATTGCCCGCATCGATCCCCAAAGTGGGAGGATTACAGGATGGATCAATCTCACGGGTATTCTCTCTCAAACTGATCGTTTGCACCATCGCGTTGGCGTGCTAAATGGCATTGCCTATGATGCCGCGACTGACCGCATTTTTGTTACGGGTAAGTGGTGGCCCAAATTGTTTGAGATCAAGCTCGTTCAGTAA
- a CDS encoding amidohydrolase/deacetylase family metallohydrolase → MAEGKFDLLLKGGRVIDPANKVNGLCDVGIADSKIAKVEADIAAEEADHVVDVSGLLVTPGLIDIHIHAYFTRAPGEGLFGSSLNPDAHFPHSGVTTCVDTGTAGCEEIAHFRQTVMEHAKTRVLAYVNISAPGMGAPEQDIRTFDVDGAARAALEHSEVVVGIKTAHYWTSAPFDDMHPPWESVEKAVEAGDGCGMPVMVDFWPRPPERSYPALILEKLRPGDIHTHVYARQFPVVDDSGNVQPYMFEARERGIWFDLGHGAASFWYRNGARAIANGFAPDSISTDLHMGNISGTVFSMQDTMSKCLAMGMALEDVIYRSTATPARAIGRPELGTLSVGAEADIAVLALETGNFSFQDCGYTRIDTDQRLICRLTIRNGQIIFDRDARTVPHWEDAPPEYWPVTETPVRVPRLWRA, encoded by the coding sequence ATGGCCGAAGGTAAATTCGACCTGCTGTTAAAAGGCGGGCGGGTGATTGATCCCGCCAATAAGGTAAATGGATTATGCGATGTGGGAATTGCAGATAGCAAAATTGCAAAAGTAGAAGCGGATATCGCCGCAGAAGAAGCAGACCATGTGGTAGATGTATCTGGTCTGCTGGTAACACCCGGATTGATCGATATTCACATCCACGCCTACTTCACTCGAGCGCCAGGAGAGGGCCTATTCGGTTCAAGCCTGAATCCAGACGCACATTTCCCACATTCTGGCGTAACAACATGCGTAGATACGGGCACTGCAGGATGTGAGGAAATAGCGCATTTTCGCCAAACCGTCATGGAACATGCAAAAACGCGAGTACTGGCTTACGTAAATATTTCTGCACCCGGTATGGGCGCGCCCGAACAGGATATCCGAACTTTTGACGTAGATGGCGCTGCGCGAGCCGCCCTCGAACACAGCGAAGTAGTCGTCGGCATCAAAACAGCACATTACTGGACAAGCGCGCCATTTGACGACATGCACCCCCCCTGGGAATCGGTGGAAAAAGCAGTAGAAGCGGGCGATGGATGTGGCATGCCCGTCATGGTCGATTTTTGGCCGCGTCCGCCCGAACGATCCTACCCCGCATTAATCCTCGAAAAACTCCGTCCAGGTGATATTCACACCCATGTCTATGCGCGACAATTCCCCGTAGTAGATGACAGCGGAAACGTCCAGCCGTATATGTTTGAAGCCAGAGAACGCGGAATCTGGTTTGACCTGGGGCACGGTGCCGCGAGTTTCTGGTATCGCAACGGAGCGCGAGCCATTGCCAATGGATTTGCCCCCGACTCCATCAGCACAGACCTGCACATGGGTAATATCTCCGGTACCGTATTCAGCATGCAAGACACCATGTCAAAATGTCTGGCAATGGGCATGGCCCTCGAAGACGTAATTTACAGATCAACCGCGACACCAGCCCGTGCAATCGGACGCCCGGAATTGGGCACACTATCGGTAGGAGCAGAAGCGGACATCGCAGTATTGGCCCTCGAAACCGGAAACTTCTCATTTCAAGACTGCGGCTATACGCGAATAGACACAGATCAACGCCTGATCTGTCGGCTCACAATTCGCA
- a CDS encoding sugar phosphate isomerase/epimerase produces MDGLSNDNFFKRYLMQLTFSTTVCPDLLLPDALNVATAAGFNRIELFRTFSESSPVHVDTSVRMVRERLDNAGVTLTGLNIRNITGRNSSKDERDLRYNMRQVEWDIHLSRALRLQCANLKGGDRTNEAREDFITGINHVLDRISNFTLNIGNHKGNLFENIEDYQGILPEIPDCAKVLMDTGHLLSAGVDVRAFAEAFADRIGHVHLRDQKGETPVPFGEGDLPFVDVIDILKGAGYEGELVIELEKVTWGEPVQACAAARKYVEKILS; encoded by the coding sequence ATGGATGGGCTGTCTAATGATAACTTTTTTAAGAGATACCTTATGCAACTTACTTTTAGCACCACTGTTTGTCCCGATTTACTTTTGCCCGATGCGCTGAACGTTGCTACAGCAGCGGGTTTTAATCGCATTGAACTTTTTCGCACGTTTTCCGAGAGTTCGCCGGTTCACGTGGATACATCGGTGCGTATGGTGCGGGAGCGTCTGGACAATGCAGGCGTTACGCTCACGGGTCTCAATATTCGCAATATCACGGGACGCAATTCCAGCAAGGACGAACGCGATCTGAGATACAATATGCGCCAGGTCGAATGGGATATCCATCTTTCTCGCGCTCTGCGGCTACAGTGTGCCAATCTCAAAGGCGGTGATCGCACAAACGAAGCACGCGAGGATTTTATTACGGGTATTAATCACGTGCTCGATCGCATCTCTAACTTTACCCTCAACATAGGCAATCACAAGGGGAATTTGTTCGAGAATATCGAAGATTATCAGGGTATTTTGCCCGAGATTCCCGATTGCGCCAAAGTGCTGATGGATACAGGGCATCTGCTGTCGGCAGGTGTCGATGTGCGGGCTTTTGCGGAAGCTTTTGCCGATCGAATTGGCCATGTTCACCTTAGAGATCAGAAGGGTGAAACTCCCGTGCCTTTTGGCGAGGGCGATTTGCCTTTTGTAGATGTTATCGACATTCTCAAGGGCGCGGGTTATGAGGGCGAACTTGTCATTGAACTGGAAAAAGTCACCTGGGGTGAACCCGTCCAGGCCTGTGCTGCTGCACGTAAATATGTCGAAAAAATCCTATCCTGA
- the speD gene encoding adenosylmethionine decarboxylase: MSHALSKHLLVDLYGCPADLLNDVTGLETVMIEAAQRAGATVINSMFHHFSPFGVSGVVVIQESHLTIHTWPEQGFAAIDLFTCGTQTKPRRALTHLKRALQSTRIEVRQFRRGQGDASPAKTGSSRNFGG; this comes from the coding sequence ATGTCCCATGCACTGAGCAAACATCTGCTCGTCGATCTGTACGGTTGTCCCGCCGATCTGCTCAATGATGTCACTGGGCTTGAAACGGTTATGATTGAAGCCGCCCAACGCGCAGGTGCCACGGTGATCAATAGCATGTTTCATCACTTTTCGCCTTTTGGGGTATCGGGTGTTGTGGTCATTCAGGAGAGCCATCTGACCATCCACACCTGGCCAGAGCAGGGTTTTGCAGCTATTGACCTGTTCACATGTGGCACGCAGACCAAACCGCGGCGTGCTTTGACTCACTTAAAACGCGCACTTCAATCCACACGGATCGAAGTGCGACAATTCAGGCGTGGGCAAGGCGATGCATCGCCTGCAAAGACTGGCTCCAGCCGCAATTTTGGGGGCTGA
- a CDS encoding sulfatase-like hydrolase/transferase, with amino-acid sequence MSVQPNVLLISTDHWPAHLLGCAGHPVIQTPTLDELARSGVRFSNCYAECPVCIPARRTLMTGTTPRTHGDRVFVETLEMPDMPTLAQTFRNAGYQAYAVGKLHVFPQRDRIGFDDVILDEEGRTQYGVLDDYELFLGDQGYAGEHFNHGMSNNEYSAMPWHLPDETHATNWATQNMARFIKRRDPTRPSFWFISYRHPHPPIVPLQKYLDFYRDVEMDTPFMGDWVRSGNLPYSLQSMTARGDKHSAVQIEMARRAFYALCTHIDHSLRVLIGTLREEGLLDNTIICFTSDHGDMLGNHNMLAKRLFYEGSANIPMILLGTAGDERVGFNRVDDRLVGWQDVMPTLLDLAGIDIPDTVEGMSMVGEQERDWFYGEVGEDAHSTRMICDGRYKLIYYSVGNYRQLFDLKNDPQELVDLSSDPQHAEILARLNALLIGELYGEDETWVENGQLVGLPDQPYHSGPNRGLTSQRGQHWPPPPKSDMPQIQWHA; translated from the coding sequence ATGTCTGTACAACCGAACGTCTTGCTGATTTCGACAGATCACTGGCCAGCGCATCTTTTGGGGTGTGCTGGCCATCCCGTTATTCAGACGCCGACGCTGGATGAGTTGGCGCGAAGTGGGGTGCGTTTTTCCAATTGTTATGCCGAATGCCCGGTGTGCATTCCGGCACGGCGCACGTTGATGACGGGCACTACGCCGCGAACACACGGGGATCGCGTGTTTGTGGAGACACTCGAAATGCCCGATATGCCAACTCTGGCGCAGACCTTTCGCAATGCGGGTTATCAGGCGTATGCCGTGGGCAAGTTGCATGTGTTTCCGCAGCGGGACCGCATTGGGTTTGACGATGTGATCTTAGACGAGGAGGGGCGCACGCAGTATGGGGTTCTCGACGATTACGAGCTTTTTTTGGGCGATCAGGGCTATGCGGGCGAGCACTTTAATCACGGCATGAGCAATAACGAGTATAGCGCGATGCCCTGGCATTTGCCCGATGAAACCCATGCGACAAATTGGGCGACACAAAATATGGCGAGATTTATTAAAAGGCGAGATCCCACGCGCCCTTCGTTCTGGTTTATTTCCTATCGGCATCCACATCCGCCGATTGTGCCGTTGCAGAAGTATCTGGATTTTTATCGGGATGTGGAGATGGATACGCCGTTTATGGGCGATTGGGTTCGGTCGGGAAATCTTCCCTATAGTCTCCAATCGATGACTGCGCGAGGAGACAAGCACAGCGCGGTTCAAATTGAGATGGCGCGGCGTGCGTTTTATGCCCTGTGTACTCATATTGACCACAGCCTGCGCGTGTTGATCGGTACGCTGAGGGAGGAGGGCTTGCTCGATAATACGATTATTTGTTTTACGTCGGATCACGGCGATATGTTGGGCAATCACAATATGTTGGCGAAGCGTCTTTTCTACGAGGGGTCGGCCAATATTCCGATGATTTTGCTCGGTACTGCTGGCGATGAGCGGGTCGGGTTCAATCGCGTGGATGATCGCCTGGTGGGGTGGCAAGATGTGATGCCCACGTTGTTGGATCTGGCGGGGATAGATATTCCCGATACTGTGGAGGGAATGTCGATGGTTGGCGAGCAAGAGCGGGATTGGTTTTACGGCGAGGTTGGCGAAGATGCCCATTCGACGCGGATGATTTGCGATGGCCGCTACAAGTTGATCTACTATTCTGTGGGAAATTACCGGCAGCTTTTTGATCTGAAAAACGATCCCCAGGAACTCGTGGATTTGTCTTCCGATCCGCAACATGCCGAGATTCTGGCGCGGTTGAACGCGCTCTTGATTGGCGAACTTTACGGCGAGGATGAAACATGGGTCGAGAATGGACAGTTGGTGGGCCTGCCAGACCAGCCATATCACTCCGGCCCCAACCGGGGGCTGACCAGCCAGCGCGGACAGCACTGGCCTCCACCACCAAAATCCGATATGCCCCAGATTCAATGGCATGCGTGA
- a CDS encoding cupin domain-containing protein: MSVETRTDIKGISRFLFTQGTDADRLHLHVSEVGPGQRAHPPHRHDGWEIFYVIKGNGEVLYGDQTHPVNTGEAMHLECSILHGIKNIGDGPLQYAVIIRK, translated from the coding sequence ATGTCTGTCGAAACCCGCACCGATATCAAGGGCATTTCTCGGTTTTTATTTACCCAAGGTACCGATGCTGACCGTCTGCACTTGCATGTTTCAGAAGTTGGTCCAGGTCAACGCGCCCACCCGCCACACCGACACGATGGTTGGGAGATTTTCTATGTGATCAAGGGCAATGGCGAAGTTCTGTACGGCGACCAAACACATCCGGTCAATACGGGTGAAGCCATGCACCTGGAATGCAGTATTTTGCACGGGATAAAAAATATCGGCGATGGCCCGCTTCAATACGCCGTGATTATTAGAAAATAA
- a CDS encoding Ldh family oxidoreductase — translation MPSRLFNSHPDHGIRVPCEVMEAFVRELFLAVGTSEEHAQHMAVALTANDLRCVFSHGTRQVHSYISEMKNGHTNPRPNVTVVSESEATAILDGDGGLGYFPSHRGTEMAIEKALKVGVSTVTTRNHFHFGAAGNYSRMALASDCIGMALSSHRYRPRPDATVMSASGGSPISIAVPAGEQPPLIMDMAAHFIPYSEESFEKFPAAVFKGLGLAAVLQAMGGILAGIWNEGYEFTGEGEGAAPHQGAFIAVFDVRRFADVEMFKQEMDRYVGEARATKPLPGHDRAELAGGMEWQWEREHREIGIPMTDEHRDLLEKVGDGVGVSSPFGQFEGSRF, via the coding sequence ATGCCATCGCGATTGTTCAATTCACATCCAGATCATGGGATTCGCGTGCCATGCGAGGTGATGGAGGCATTCGTTCGTGAGCTTTTTCTCGCTGTGGGTACGTCTGAAGAACACGCGCAGCACATGGCGGTTGCGTTGACTGCAAATGATTTGCGCTGTGTGTTCAGCCACGGTACGCGGCAGGTGCATAGTTATATATCCGAAATGAAGAATGGGCATACCAATCCGCGGCCCAATGTGACGGTGGTGTCCGAGTCAGAGGCGACTGCTATACTGGATGGGGATGGCGGGTTGGGATATTTCCCATCGCATCGGGGAACGGAGATGGCGATTGAAAAGGCGTTAAAGGTGGGGGTGAGTACGGTGACGACGCGCAATCACTTCCACTTTGGGGCAGCGGGCAATTATTCCCGTATGGCTCTTGCCAGCGATTGTATCGGGATGGCTCTGTCTTCTCATCGCTATCGCCCGCGTCCAGATGCGACGGTTATGAGTGCGTCAGGCGGGTCGCCGATTAGTATTGCCGTGCCCGCTGGCGAACAACCCCCTCTAATTATGGATATGGCGGCGCACTTTATCCCATATAGTGAAGAATCATTTGAGAAGTTTCCCGCGGCAGTTTTCAAGGGTTTGGGGCTGGCGGCTGTGTTACAGGCGATGGGGGGGATTTTGGCGGGTATCTGGAATGAAGGGTATGAGTTTACAGGTGAAGGCGAGGGGGCTGCGCCGCATCAAGGTGCGTTTATTGCGGTGTTTGACGTGAGGCGATTTGCTGATGTGGAGATGTTTAAGCAGGAGATGGATCGCTATGTCGGCGAGGCGCGCGCCACAAAACCCCTGCCGGGGCACGATCGCGCTGAATTAGCTGGCGGTATGGAATGGCAATGGGAAAGAGAGCACCGCGAGATCGGTATTCCCATGACCGATGAGCACCGCGATTTGCTGGAGAAAGTGGGCGATGGTGTCGGGGTTTCGTCGCCGTTTGGACAATTTGAAGGGTCGAGGTTTTAG
- a CDS encoding Rieske (2Fe-2S) protein, with translation MSKHRVAKIADLPPGERKIVTINNREIGVLNVDGNLYALRNICPHRLGPICKGRVRPLVVWEGEEVDGGRFTDIGHERENEIIKCPWHNWEFELKTGKSITDDNLRVRTYRVEAEGDDVVLYLR, from the coding sequence ATGTCGAAACACAGGGTAGCGAAAATAGCGGATTTGCCCCCTGGCGAGCGCAAAATTGTGACGATTAATAACCGGGAAATTGGCGTTCTCAATGTGGATGGCAATCTCTATGCTTTGCGCAATATCTGTCCCCACCGCCTGGGTCCGATCTGCAAGGGCCGCGTACGCCCATTGGTCGTTTGGGAGGGCGAAGAGGTGGACGGTGGGCGCTTTACCGATATCGGGCATGAACGCGAAAACGAAATTATCAAGTGTCCCTGGCACAACTGGGAGTTTGAACTGAAGACCGGTAAGTCCATTACAGATGACAATTTGCGCGTGCGTACCTATCGCGTGGAGGCCGAGGGTGATGATGTTGTGCTTTATCTGAGGTGA
- a CDS encoding sulfatase-like hydrolase/transferase: MSDRPNILFLFADQMHAFAMGCMGTEDIHTPNLDKLAREGVLFRNCYSNAPVCTPFRATLISGQYGSQTDTLRNGRYIPEGTRTLAGTLNDAGYRTGWVGKWHLGATGNVWIPPELRADFTEFIGYQCYNDFLHSVKFYDEVGDEHWYDDHRTDVTSDIAIERMEKMAENAPFALFVSYQNPHYPEQPGYEYDEMYRGVTLARRPNCVEVDPYTRTHSPPSPKPQENDPVYQRYGNDLDEYLRAYYAMVTQLDANVGRMMDALDRMGLRDNTVVMFTSDHGDLQGSHGETNKGKAWEESSRIPLIVRAPGGAAGAVVDDLVSGMDFFATCVDYAGQPPVPSVEGDSFAPLMSDPSQTLDRPVFSEMQPWCMVREGAFKLVVEKEGFEATHLFDLENDPYEMNNLLNDRTNAEKQAHLYDVLQNWYRRVKR, from the coding sequence ATGAGCGATAGACCGAATATTCTTTTTCTTTTTGCCGATCAGATGCACGCTTTTGCGATGGGGTGTATGGGGACGGAGGATATTCATACGCCAAATCTGGACAAGCTGGCGCGAGAAGGGGTTTTGTTTCGCAATTGTTATTCCAATGCGCCGGTTTGTACGCCGTTTCGCGCGACGCTGATTTCGGGACAATACGGGTCGCAGACAGATACGTTGCGCAATGGGCGGTATATTCCCGAGGGGACGCGCACACTGGCAGGCACGCTGAATGACGCGGGGTATCGAACCGGTTGGGTGGGCAAGTGGCATTTGGGCGCAACGGGTAATGTGTGGATCCCACCCGAGTTGCGGGCGGATTTTACGGAGTTTATCGGGTATCAGTGTTATAACGATTTTTTGCACAGTGTGAAATTTTACGATGAAGTGGGTGATGAGCATTGGTATGATGATCACAGAACGGATGTGACGAGTGATATTGCGATTGAGCGCATGGAGAAGATGGCGGAAAACGCACCCTTTGCGCTGTTTGTGTCCTATCAGAATCCGCATTATCCCGAGCAACCGGGATACGAATACGACGAGATGTATCGGGGCGTGACTCTTGCGCGACGTCCAAATTGCGTGGAGGTTGATCCCTATACGAGAACGCATAGTCCACCGAGTCCCAAGCCCCAGGAGAATGATCCGGTTTATCAGCGCTATGGCAATGATCTCGATGAATATCTGCGCGCGTATTACGCGATGGTGACGCAGTTGGATGCAAATGTGGGGCGGATGATGGATGCGCTGGATCGCATGGGGTTGCGGGATAATACGGTGGTGATGTTTACGTCGGATCACGGGGATTTGCAGGGCAGCCACGGAGAGACGAATAAGGGCAAGGCCTGGGAGGAGTCGAGTCGCATTCCCCTGATTGTTCGCGCACCAGGGGGTGCGGCAGGTGCGGTGGTGGATGATCTGGTGTCTGGCATGGATTTTTTTGCGACGTGTGTAGATTATGCGGGGCAACCTCCCGTTCCTTCGGTTGAGGGCGACAGTTTCGCGCCTCTGATGAGCGATCCTTCGCAAACTTTAGACCGACCGGTGTTTTCAGAAATGCAGCCCTGGTGTATGGTGCGCGAAGGCGCGTTTAAGCTGGTGGTGGAAAAAGAAGGCTTTGAAGCAACACATCTGTTCGATTTGGAAAATGATCCCTATGAGATGAATAATTTGCTGAACGATCGTACAAATGCTGAGAAACAGGCGCATTTGTACGATGTGTTGCAAAATTGGTACAGGCGCGTGAAGAGGTGA
- a CDS encoding amidohydrolase family protein produces the protein MSATTTAPRTNGRANALTKMTIVDCDVHHSPDKGDALYPYMPRHFVEYIKDFGTMMPRLGYTNMPGGGARKDLWEDPKENPAHQPQVCIEKHLDVYDIDYAVLTGGPYAAAVHNNPDYASAYCSAFNDWTKDHWISADPRFRASIHICPVDPQLAVKEIDRLGPDPDFVQVMMPAGARMPFGNRHYHPIYEACERHGLSVSVHFGAEGAGLAAPPTAAGYPTYYLEMRMARPQIAQAHVTSLVVEGVFEKFQNFHFIFVEMDTFWLPGLMWHLDLDWRALRDYTPWVKRLPSEYIREHIRLGTQPMPDIPGGKEDLETYLRWMHAEDTLVFASDYPHWDWDEPGHVLRNIDRDLKKRIMGENAGEIFGLF, from the coding sequence ATGTCTGCTACTACAACTGCCCCGCGTACCAATGGCAGGGCTAATGCGCTTACAAAAATGACGATTGTAGATTGCGATGTACATCATTCTCCGGACAAGGGTGACGCGCTCTATCCGTATATGCCGCGCCACTTTGTCGAGTATATCAAAGATTTTGGTACGATGATGCCGAGACTCGGATATACCAATATGCCGGGAGGCGGTGCGCGAAAAGATCTGTGGGAAGATCCAAAGGAAAATCCCGCCCATCAGCCACAGGTTTGTATTGAGAAGCATCTCGATGTGTATGATATAGATTACGCGGTTCTCACGGGTGGGCCTTATGCAGCAGCTGTTCACAACAACCCGGATTACGCATCGGCTTATTGCAGTGCGTTTAACGATTGGACAAAAGACCACTGGATCAGTGCCGATCCACGGTTTCGGGCTTCAATCCATATTTGTCCTGTAGATCCGCAACTCGCGGTCAAGGAAATTGACCGTCTGGGTCCCGATCCGGATTTTGTGCAGGTTATGATGCCCGCGGGTGCTCGCATGCCTTTTGGCAACCGCCACTATCATCCCATTTACGAGGCCTGTGAGAGACACGGGTTGTCCGTTTCGGTTCATTTCGGTGCTGAAGGCGCAGGTCTTGCAGCACCGCCCACTGCTGCGGGATATCCCACCTATTATCTCGAGATGCGGATGGCGCGGCCTCAAATTGCACAGGCTCATGTCACCAGTCTCGTTGTGGAAGGCGTGTTTGAGAAATTCCAGAATTTCCACTTTATATTTGTCGAGATGGATACTTTCTGGCTGCCGGGTCTTATGTGGCACCTCGATCTCGATTGGCGCGCGTTGCGCGATTATACGCCGTGGGTCAAACGCCTGCCCAGCGAGTATATTCGCGAGCACATCCGCCTGGGTACGCAACCCATGCCCGATATACCCGGCGGAAAAGAAGATCTGGAGACGTATCTGCGCTGGATGCACGCCGAAGATACCCTTGTTTTTGCCAGTGATTATCCACATTGGGACTGGGATGAACCCGGTCACGTGCTTCGCAATATTGATCGCGATCTAAAGAAGCGTATTATGGGCGAGAATGCTGGCGAAATATTTGGGCTTTTCTGA